From the genome of Amyelois transitella isolate CPQ chromosome 22, ilAmyTran1.1, whole genome shotgun sequence:
gttcaaatagtgacagattgaaaaattccaaatttatttgtCTTTCTAAGACTTTTACGTTTATTAAATTCGCTTATAATaagtagtcgccttttactacatccatgggtaagaaatggtgtggtcctattcttcaatgccaggaaccacacgacacctaAAAActatcataatataaaaaaataaaaataaataaaaataataaatatatacaaataacacagattgagttagcctcgaagtaagttcgagacttgtgttacgagatactaactcaacgatactacatacatacatacttacataaaaatcaatttctcggaggggtaggcagagatactatattttataataaatacttatatgtaatagataaacatccaagacccaggccattcagaaaaagttcttttctcatcatgccctggccgggattcgaacccgggacctcacACAcagtcacagacaagcgtactaccgctgcgtagaggccgtcgaaatatgtaggtatatcactatgatgactgactgactctgtctaccccacaagggatatagacgtgattatatattatgtatgtattttactaTCTTATAATGTGAAGACTTCACAAGTATTTTCCTATCTGACAATATgatatgattaaataaattttattgagtgatattaaataatttttatagataactctGATTTATTATGGAGGTCAGCAATTGTAGAtaaggtttctttttttacgaattatctaatatttttttagataaatacGTGGGTATCATCATAATAGAACTACCTATATCGTTATTAAATTCACCCCTATTCCTTGcgcttctttcccggtggggtaggcagagactatatggGGTAGGTGGAGTCTACCACTCCACCTACCCCATGTAGTCTCGAGTAAGAGCgagtttgtatatataatttaccgAAGTAAACTTTGTTATCCCGTAGTTGgactttttcttttcaatctAAGTCCAAATTCCGCTGTATAGCTAAAACAAAGGTTTTTCGTGTGGAATACCTGATAGTGGCCATCTAGcggtaataattataacaatcgATAAATGATGCGGACAGCATGCTTTTAATGTTAACATGCTCGCTCATGCTTCACGAGtgaacattaattttaagaacGTGTGTAATAACTAGATGGCGCACATCCCACaggataataatttttatgtactagctgtgcccgcgacttcgtccgcgtggaattattttaggcatcatttaatctctcaaggaggaataattttccccgttttttttttacattctccattatttatttatagttgcagcgtgatgttatatagcctaaacccttcctcgataaatggtctattcaacgcaaaaataatttttcaattagaaccattagttcctgagattagtgcgtttaaacaaactaacagacaaactcttcagctttaaaatataagtatagataactTCAGCCTTAATCAATATCCAATTTCTTGAAGGAACCTTCCACTCCTCCGAATATATCGGTGATCGTCTTCGGCCTGCCTGGCCTCATACTCTCCACAACTCTCTTCTTGTTTTCAGCTAAAATGTAGTCTTCATTCGCTTTTAGAACTGCTATGATGTCATCTGTAACAAGTttcgtaaatacatacatatttatatatatatatatttatatatagtcacgtctattctatattccgtgcggggtagatagagccagcggtcttgaaaagactgataggacacgttcggctgtttggcttaaggatagaattgaggggtaacaaacaaacaaataacttaacattaaatttacttgacaaataaatttactacgtACCTACGTAGAcataatttttctaaatatttttttattaattcattgtCATGCTTTCTGTAATCCATCATAGCATATTTTCGACTGGGCTCTGCTAGAACTaatctaaatttataaatgtatgtaacatattatcagttctatatcccttgtgtggtagacacagccaacagtcttgaaagaccaatgagccacgttcagctgtttggcttgatgatagaattgatattcaaatagtgagaggttgctagcccatcgcccaaaagaagaatcccaagttaataagcctatcccttggtcgccttttacgacatccacaggaaagagatgaagtggccctattcttctttctattaaccacacggcacggtgttaataatattgtaatattattttttaacttaattatctagttcATTGTTTGCCAGTTGACTGAAAGAGAtaccttcatgggataagtccgccattgaaaagaatttatttctttcataattatttcatgtaactgtataaaatacaaacaaacaaacaaacttacctcTGTATTCATTGAAGGTTTTACCTTCCCCCCCTGCTTCTTTCGGCAGTCCAGCCATCGGCACGAACTCCTCCAGAGTCCTGGACCCTATCTGGTGAATGTGCAGGACTTCCAGCAGTTCCTTCTTCAGGAACGGTTTGATTAGCATCATCAGCTTGTCCATGAATGACGGCGCGTTCAGGAAATGGAGTCCTTGGAGTTTCGCGAGGAGTCCTTCCtattgtaacatacatacatacatacattactcacgcctctttcccgaaggggcaGGTAGAAGGGGTAAGTTGTCCTAGAGttgatctttaaaaaatatgcttcCATTTCTTCCTTAATTACATACGCAATTGATACATTTGCAGCTTAttgtttatgaaattaaaaggaGTTGTAGTGATAACGATTAATTTAGCCAACactttccaattttgaaaaatcagTTTGTCGTATATGCATGTTTCTTCCTTTTTAAGTGGCATAAAAAAAGTTCCAACCAAACGTGactacctatatgtatgtatgggatagcaacctgtcactatttgaatctcaattctatcattaaaccatacaaatgaacgtggcctttcggtttttttaaacctattggctgtctgccccgcaacggataaagacgtgattcaTTATCTatgtcaagagtacccgaaaccgccgagcttgcatgaagagagttatgaatgtggatgaagcgaaggaagtatgcagagatcgtggcaagtggaaagaggtagtctctcctacccctccaggaaagatgcgtgattttatgtatgtatgtatgtatgatttgatGTTATGCACCGCGTCTGCACCTGCAAGAAGTACAGGAACTGCTGCATAGTCTGCAGGTCCAACTTCGCCAGGTGCCCGAACGCGATCCGGTCCAGGTCGATGAGCAGCACCACTCCTGGGAACGTGCCCACCTTGTACTGCCAGACGTCTGTAGTCAGCAGGTATGCTCtgcaaacaaacataataacatacataacattggatagaaatttataaaaaaaaaaaaatagttttgcaaaaatggtgccgtgtagtagtaggaccacttcatctctttcccatggatgtcgtaaaaggcgactaagagatgggCTTACATCCTTTGGataattttttaggcgacgggctaaaacttgtcactatttgaatctcaattctatctttaagccaaatagctgaacgtggcctatcagtctttacaagactgttggctctgtctaccccgcaaggaatatagacgtgattatatgtatgtgaaaatgaaaaaatgaaaatattttattagtttaacaAAGTGGTACAGTTTAACAAGTATATAACTTCATTTCACTTAATAACCTTCTATTAAGTGAGAAAAACCTGTATCAGAAAGCCACGCTCTTCCTTAACAATGGTATTACAGTACCCAAAAACTTAATTCTATTGAATGTATCGTCAGTTAACAAGTAATACCAACCTGACCTCGTTGGCGAAGTGGAAATTTTTCGGGTCATAATCCAACAGCCGCGCGTAGAACGCAGTCTGACCTGTCTTCGTCCGGATCTCCAGAGgtgtgaaaagactgaaaaagtttattttatgaagtcatcttctatactaatattataaagctgatgagtttgtttgtttgcacgctctaatctcagaaactactggttcgaattgaaaaattatttgtgttgaatagaccatttatcgtggacggctttaggctatataacatcacgctgcaactatcaggagagaagaaataatggaaaatgtgaaaaaaaaacggggaaaattagtcacccttgagggcttcaatgatgtccaaataactgttccacgcggacgaagtcacgggcacagctagtattggtataaaattctcgtgtcacaatgtttgttcccgtactcctccgaaacggcttgaccgattctcatgaaattttgtgtgcatattgagtagatatgagaatcggccaacatctatttttcataccccttagtgataaaggttgtccacccttaacatttttttaactagaaatgacttaaaaaatattattacaatgacaaaacaaattttgccgggacagctagtatcaatgtaaaatttgtgcatattcaaattcaaattcaaaatttttattcattattataggatacttcatatcacttaataattgtcaaaacgtatggtttaacaacattggttgacgtcaaatgaattacttaaaactaagtttactgccgcttccaaggcgtcagtgcagaagtagcggtaacaaactgcactgcagcattttcttcaacaacgtcaacttcacaatgtCAATATTGTAACTTATGCTCAAGAAAATAGGAACTCCGCTGGTATTCCTCACCATCTCTCATGGAATCCGATGCTTTGCTTGTCCAAGCACCTGTCTTTGAAGAGATTAGTGAAAAGTGTCTTCAGCGTGAGGTTCAAATCCAGCACTTCTTTGGCCACAGCGAAGCTCCTGTTGCAGCAGTGGTACGCCAGAATTAGGTCAAGATCTAGAAAAGTAAtacacgtcacgtctatatcccttgcggggtgcacagagccaacagtcttgaaggtactgataggccacgtgcagttgtttggcttttggatagaattaagattcaagtattgacaagttgctagcccatcgcctaaaaataatcccaagtttgtaagtttatcccttagtcgccttttacgacatccatgggaaagagatggagtggtcct
Proteins encoded in this window:
- the LOC106133238 gene encoding alpha-tocopherol transfer protein; this translates as MLSSLKPGQFPLEEEYRKDTGITPDDITQLRTWVNTQPHLPADHITDLDLILAYHCCNRSFAVAKEVLDLNLTLKTLFTNLFKDRCLDKQSIGFHERCLFTPLEIRTKTGQTAFYARLLDYDPKNFHFANEVRAYLLTTDVWQYKVGTFPGVVLLIDLDRIAFGHLAKLDLQTMQQFLYFLQEGLLAKLQGLHFLNAPSFMDKLMMLIKPFLKKELLEVLHIHQIGSRTLEEFVPMAGLPKEAGGEGKTFNEYRDDIIAVLKANEDYILAENKKRVVESMRPGRPKTITDIFGGVEGSFKKLDID